The following proteins are co-located in the Solanum pennellii chromosome 8, SPENNV200 genome:
- the LOC107027045 gene encoding O-fucosyltransferase 30: protein METETFIRPNNKSKKKQRSPLLTFLFLFTLILLFFYFKNFISPSLLPLSKKSIPIIPRPQQCNPENRLQEKFMWYAPHSGFSNQLAEFKNAILMAKILNRTLIVPPVLDHHAVALGSCPKFRVLEPNELRYLVWNHSIQLLRDCRYVSMADIVDLSPLASYSTVRFIDFRAFVSSWCGVNLEVICSKDQNIPSSLSESLRQCGSLLSGYYGSFSGCLCALKEDCRTTVWTYKKDDDDGALDSFQPDDQLRKKKKISFIRRRKDVYKALGPGSAAESATVLAFGSLFTAPYKGSESHIDIHEAPNDPIVQTLIKKIEFLPFVPEIINAGKKFALQTIKGPFLCAQLRLLDGQFKNHHKATFLGLKQKLESLRQTGQKQIHVFVMTDLPMVNWTGSYLGNLAEDSDAFNLFVIREEDDLVQETAKEVMASGHGLKLGSVSQNSAGISKHHHPQSLTDVLLYIEEVVCSCASLGFVGTSGSTIAESIELMRKHDICSG, encoded by the exons ATGGAAACTGAAACCTTCATTAGACCCAACaacaaatcaaagaagaaacaaaGATCTCCACTTTTAACTTTCCTTTTTCTCTTCACTTTGATTCTCCTTTTCTTCTACTTCAAAAACTTCATTTCCCCTTCTCTTCTTCCCctttcaaaaaaatcaatacCCATTATACCCCGTCCCCAACAATGCAACCCCGAAAATCGCCTGCAGGAGAAGTTCATGTGGTATGCGCCTCACAGTGGGTTCAGCAACCAATTGGCTGAGTTCAAGAATGCGATTTTGATGGCTAAGATTCTTAATCGGACCCTAATTGTACCACCCGTGTTGGATCACCATGCTGTTGCGCTTGGTAGTTGTCCTAAATTTAGGGTTTTGGAACCTAATGAATTGAGATACTTGGTTTGGAATCATAGTATTCAGCTCTTGCGTGATTGcag GTATGTATCCATGGCTGATATAGTTGACCTTTCACCACTTGCTTCCTATTCAACTGTGAGATTTATAGATTTTCGTGCTTTTGTGTCCTCCTGGTGTGGTGTAAACTTGGAAGTTATTTGCTCTAAGGACCAAAATATACCATCTTCATTATCCGAGAGCCTTCGACAATGTGGTTCTCTATTGTCTGGTTATTATGGTAGTTTCAGTGGTTGTTTGTGTGCTTTAAAAGAAGATTGTAGAACAACAGTTTGGACATATAAAAAAGACGATGATGATGGAGCTTTAGACTCGTTTCAACCTGATGACCAACTtaggaagaaaaagaagatatcATTTATTAGGAGAAGGAAAGATGTGTATAAAGCTCTTGGCCCTGGTTCTGCCGCAGAATCAGCCACTGTTTTGGCATTTGGAAGCCTTTTTACTGCTCCTTATAAGGGATCTGAATCCCATATTGACATTCATGAAGCTCCTAATGATCCCATCGTACAGACCttaataaaaaagatagagTTCCTTCCCTTTGTGCCTGAAATAATAAATGCCGGCAAGAAGTTTGCTCTTCAAACTATCAAGGGTCCCTTTCTTTGTGCACAGCTCAGGCTACTAGATGGACAATTCAAGAACCACCATAAAGCTACTTTTCTTGGTCTGAAGCAGAAACTAGAATCTTTGAGGCAAACAGGACAGAAACAGATCCATGTATTTGTGATGACTGATCTCCCCATGGTTAATTGGACAGGGAGTTACTTGGGGAACTTAGCAGAAGATTCAGATGCCTTCAACCTGTTTGTTATTAGAGAAGAAGATGACTTGGTTCAAGAAACTGCTAAAGAAGTCATGGCTTCGGGGCATGGGCTAAAACTTGGTTCAGTTTCACAGAATTCGGCAGGGATTAGCAAGCATCACCATCCTCAATCATTAACTGATGTTCTCTTATACATAGAGGAAGTAGTCTGCAGCTGTGCTTCTCTTGGTTTTGTGGGCACTTCTGGGTCAACAATTGCTGAGAGCATAGAGTTAATGAGGAAACATGACATTTGTTCTGGCTAA